A DNA window from Hordeum vulgare subsp. vulgare chromosome 1H, MorexV3_pseudomolecules_assembly, whole genome shotgun sequence contains the following coding sequences:
- the LOC123426185 gene encoding gibberellin 2-beta-dioxygenase 1-like — protein MVVPSTTPARQETATLLLPQAQPSPGGGAIPTVDMSAPRGRGALSRQVARACAEQGFFRAVNHGVPPAGPPARLDAATSAFFALAAHDKQRAGPPSPLGYGCRSIGFNGDVGELEYLLLHANPAAVAHRASSIDTNDPSRFSSVVNEYVEAVKQLACDILDLLGEGLGLEDPRLFSKLVTEADSDSLLRINHYPPSCTVHKLDHDDQCKLKGIARTKAGNGANPGAGGRIGFGEHSDPQLLSLLRANDVDGLQVLLPDVNGKDAWIQVPADSSAYFVNVGDLLQALTNGRLVSIRHRVIASACRPRLSTIYFAAPPLHARISALPEMVTASSPRRYRSFTWAEYKTAMYSLRLSHSRLDLFHVDDDESGNGSKGK, from the exons ATGGTGGTGCCCTCCACGACGCCGGCGCGGCAAGAGACGGCGACCCTGCTTCTTCCACAGGCACAGCCGTCCCCCGGCGGCGGCGCCATACCGACGGTTGACATGTCGGCGCCCCGCGGCCGCGGCGCGCTGTCCCGGCAGGTGGCGCGTGCGTGCGCGGAGCAGGGCTTCTTCCGTGCCGTCAACCACGGCGTGCCTCCGGCGGGGCCCCCGGCACGGCTGGACGCGGCCACCTCGGCGTTCTTCGCGCTCGCGGCACACGACAAGCAGCGCGCCGGCCCGCCGAGCCCGCTCGGCTACGGCTGCCGcagcatcgggttcaacggcgacgTGGGCGAGCTGGAGTACCTCCTCCTCCATGCCAACCCCGCCGCCGTCGCGCACAGGGCCAGCTCCATCGACACCAACGATCCCTCACGCTTCAG TTCTGTTGTGAATGAGTATGTGGAAGCAGTGAAGCAGCTTGCATGTGACATCCTGGACCTGTTAGGAGAAGGGCTAGGGCTAGAGGACCCCAGGCTCTTCAGCAAGCTCGTCACGGAAGCTGACAGTGACTCCCTCCTGAGGATCAACCACTACCCTCCATCATGCACCGTTCACAAGCTTGACCATGatgaccaatgcaagctcaaggggATCGCCAGGACCAAGGCAGGGAATGGTGCGAACCCGGGGGCGGGTGGCCGGATCGGGTTCGGTGAGCACTCCGACCCACAGCTACTTAGCTTGCTCCGAGCAAACGATGTTGATGGCTTGCAGGTGCTTCTGCCGGACGTCAATGGCAAGGATGCGTGGATTCAGGTGCCAGCAGACTCGTCGGCCTATTTCGTCAATGTTGGTGATCTCCTTCAG GCTCTGACAAATGGGAGGTTAGTCAGCATCCGGCACAGAGTAATTGCAAGTGCCTGCAGGCCAAGGCTGTCCACCATCTACTTCGCAGCCCCACCACTGCATGCACGAATCTCGGCGCTCCCAGAGATGGTCACAGCCAGCTCACCACGCCGGTACCGGTCATTCACCTGGGCTGAGTACAAGACGGCAATGTACTCGCTCCGACTAAGCCACAGCCGCCTGGACCTCTTccatgttgatgatgacgaaagCGGCAATGGCAGCAAAGGAAAATAA
- the LOC123397201 gene encoding uncharacterized protein LOC123397201, translated as MGHDSRERFSWQFFRKHITTGSYENYRAGKKEETPLFYVAYTGFSPFQSANGRARSRLRVGVETEWGANREAPGAAGNGARPDRRRRLRLLMGSDLLPGGATSRRRRWVPLPRIEAGGAREAAAKRNGEVTNGIQLIFHIYSAMGSVEVPFDTIVNEGFLPCTLSFCNFLIFLFT; from the exons ATGGGGCATGATAGTCGCGAACGTTTTTCATGGCAATTTTTTCGTAAACATATAACAACAGGGAGCTATGAAAATTACCGT GCTGGTAAGAAAGAAGAAACTCCGTTGTTCTACGTGGCATACACGGGGTTTTCACCATTCCAATCCGCGAATGGCAGGGCACGGAGCCGCCTACGTGTCGGAGTAGAGACGGAGTGGGGCGCGAATAGGGAGGCGCCGGGGGCTGCTGGCAATGGCGCCCGTCCGGATCGGCGCCGGCGGCTGCGGCTGCTCATGGGTTCTGACCTACTACCAGGTGGTGCGACGTCGCGCCGTCGGCGGTGGGTGCCCCTGCCCCGCATAGAGGCCGGCGGCGCCAGGGAGGCTGCTGCTAAG AGGAATGGCGAAGTTACTAATGGCATCCAGCTAATTTTTCACATCTATAG TGCTATGGGATCAGTGGAAGTGCCCTTCGACACCATCGTCAATGAAGGATTTCTCCCTTGCACACTTTCGTTCTGTAATTTCCTGATTTTTTTGTTTACCTGA